TAGTTATGCAAAATACGATTCAAGAATGTTTTAAGAGTATGAGCATTGATGAAAAACGCTTATTAATTATTGCTAGTCCTATTGCTCGGACAATTGATGCAACTGAAAAGGATGCAATAACAATAACATCGGAAGAATTTGCAAAAGAATGCGGTATAAAAACAAATTCTGCATACTCACAAATGGAAGAAGCTAGCAAAAGTCTTTTAAGACGTTATTTTTCTTATGGTAATGCTAAGAAAAAAATATATTGTAACTGGGTCATTCGGGCTATCTATGAAAACGGAGCAATATCCATTTGCTTTCCCGAAGAAGTTCTTTTGATGTTGAAAGAGTTTGATAAATTAAATCCTTATACTAAATATAAAAAAGATATAGTACTCAGTCTAAAAAAGGATTATTCCTTTGATCTCTATCACTTAGCCAAAAAACATCAAGCCATGGGACAGTTTGAAATGTCCTTAGAACATATAAAGAATGAACTTGGCTTGCCAAAATCATACGATAAACTTTGCAACTTAAAAGACCGAGTATTAAAGCCATCATTAGATGAAATCACCACGAATACCGATATTGATTTGAGCTATGAGAACATCAAAAAAGGGCGTTCCGTAGTTGGCTTTAAATTTACAGTGAAAGAAAAACCTAAGCCAAAACAAATAGCACCAGTAAGAGATCAAAAAACAATAGATATGTTCTGCAATCTATCTGATGCTCAAATCAATAAGTACAGCTCTATCTTGTCCAAACTGTCTGAGTTATCAGACCTCAGTAATTTTCCTGATTACCCGACTTTTGCCCTTTGGATTGGTGGCATTTTACGAGATCCAAAAAGCGTAAGAGAAGAAACAGCCAAACGAATTTTTAAAGTTTTGCATCAAAAGACTGATTTCAAATCTCAGTAGATTGTTCAGTTTATTTAATCAAGATTGTGGAACAACGGTTAAATACTAGGCGTGAAACGTGAATAATCCATAAAAAAGCCTAGTTTGACTAAACTAGGCTTTTTTATGGATTACAACTTATTGAAATAAAAAGATTAATGCAGTCGATTTCGCATAACATGTATTATGTTAATTTTAGAAAATCTTCACTACTATTATTTTAAAATAAGCCTTATATCCAAGCATAAAACAAGGTTGTCTAGACTTCTTTTAACAGTAAAGTTATCATAAAACTGAATTTTATTTTTTAGGTAAGTTTATGCATTCTATCCGCATTCGTTAAGACACAACTATTTGCATAGTGACACTATTTTATAATGGTGGGCTTTTGTTGTGTCTTTAAGAATATATGCGGATATATAAAGTAAAAGTATGCTTAATTTATAAGTATGCTTTTAGTGCATAGTTTCCAGTTATAACTTAATTGACTAGCTATTTGTCCACCCTGTGGATGAATAGCTTTTTTTTTGGGAGGACACTGTGATGCTAGCTTTTGTTTTCACCTAAATCCTGTTTGCTGCATAAAAAATTTCAAGAGCTAAACAGGAGTAAATAAAAATGAGTTTAATTATTAAAGCGAGAAACATACGCTTGGATTATGCTGGGCGTGATGTTTTGGATATTGATGAATTGGAAATTCACTCTTATGACCGTATTGGTCTTGTGGGTGATAACGGAGCAGGAAAGAGTAGTTTACTCAAAGTACTTAATGGCGAAATTGTTTTAGCCGAAGCGACATTACAGCGTTTTGGTGATTTTGCACATATCAGCCAACTGGGCGGAATCGAAATAGAAACGGTCGAAGACCGGGCAATGTTATCTCGCCTTGGTGTTTCCAATGTACAAAACGACACAATGAGTGGCGGAGAGGAAACTCGTGCAAAAATTGCTGCCGCATTTTCCCAACAAGTACATGGCATTCTAGCGGATGAACCAACCAGCCACCTTGATCTCAATGGAATAGATCTACTTATTGGTCAACTTAAAGCATTTGATGGAGCATTACTTGTTATCAGTCATGACCGATATTTTCTTGATATGGTTGTAGACAAGATATGGGAGTTAAAAGACGGTAAAATTACGGAATATTGGGGTGGTTACTCGGATTACTTGCGTCAAAAAGAAGAAGAGCGACAACACCAAGCCGTAGAATATGAGCTGATGATGAAGGAACGGGAGCGATTAGAATCTGCTGTGCAAGAAAAACGCCAGCAAGCTAATCGATTAGACAATAAGAAAAAAGGAGAAAAATCCAAAAACTCTACCGAAAGTGCTGGACGACTTGGGCATGCAAAAATGACTGGCACCAAGCAAAGAAAACTGTATCAGGCAGCTAAGAGTATGGAAAAGCGTTTGGCTGCATTAGAAGATATTCAAGCACCAGAGCATTTGCGTTCTATTCGTTTTCGTCAAAGTTCAGCCCTAGAACTGCACAATAAGTTCCCGATTACGGCAGATGGTCTGAGCTTAAAATTTGGTAGCCGTACTATCTTTGATGACGCTAACTTTATAATACCGCTTGGCGCTAAAGTCGCTATAACTGGATCGAATGGAACAGGGAAAACGTCCTTGTTAAAAATGATATCAGAACGTGCTGATGGATTAACCATATCTCCAAAAGCTGAAATTGGCTACTTTACACAAACAGGATATAAATTTAACACGCATAAATCTGTGCTCTCCTTTATGCAGGAAGAGTGCGAGTACACAGTTGCGGAAATTCGTGCAGTATTGGCTTCAATGGGGATCGGAGCGAATGATATTCAAAAAAACTTATCCGACTTATCGGGAGGTGAAATCATCAAACTGCTTTTATCCAAAATGCTTTTAGGAAAATATAATATTTTGCTTATGGATGAACCAGGAAACTATCTTGACCTAAAAAGTATTGCCGCATTAGAAACAATGATGAAGTCCTATGCAGGAACTATTATCTTCGTATCTCATGACAAGCAATTGGTCGATAATATTGCTGACATTATCTACGAGATCAAAGACCACAAAATCATCAAGACTTTTGAGAGAGATTGTTAATGATAGCCAATCTAATCCGAACATTAATTATTGAACTCTTTAAAGGAAATTAAAAATGACAATTCAAGATATTCAATCACTTGCTGAAGCACACGGCTTGTTGCTTACGGACAAAATGAATTTCAATGAAATGGGCATTGATTTTAAGGTCGTTTTTGCTCTTGATACAAAGGGGCAACAATGGTTGCTGCGTATTCCTCGTCGTGATGGCATGAGGGAACAAATCAAGAAAGAAAAACGCATTTTAGAATTGGTAAAAAAACATCTTTCTGTAGAGGTTCCTGATTGGAGAATTTCATCTACAGAATTAGTGGCTTATCCCATACTTAAAGATAATCCTGTTTTAAATTTGGATGCTGAAACCTATGAAATAATTTGGAATATGGACAAAGATAGCCCGAAATACATAACATCTTTGGCAAAAACCTTATTTGAAATCCATAGTATTCCTGAAAAAGAAGTTCGGGAAAATGATTTGAAAATTATGAAACCTTCAGATTTAAGACCTGAAATAGCAAACAATTTGCAGTTAGTAAAATCTGAAATTGGTATAAGTGAGCAATTGGAAACCCGCTACAGAAAATGGTTGGATAATGATGTTCTATGGGCAGATTTCACCCAATTTATACATGGCGATTTATATGCTGGGCATGTACTAGCTTCAAAGGATGGAGCTGTTTCAGGCGTTATTGATTGGTCAACAGCCCATATAGATGACCCAGCGATTGATTTTGCTGGGCATGTAACTTTGTTTGGAGAAGAAAGCCTCAAAACTCTAATCATCGAGTATGAAAAACTAGGGGGTAAAGTTTGGAATAAACTATATGAACAGACTTTAGAAAGAGCAGCGGCCTCTCCTTTGATGTATGGTTTATTTGCCTTAGAAACTCAAAATGAAAGCCTTATCGTTGGAGCAAAAGCTCAGTTGGGAGTTATATAATTTAAAAATATGATTGCTGAGAACTGCCTTGTTTTGAAACTTGGTTGGCTTTAATTAGTTTTTAGTATTCTTTATAGAAAATGCCTCGATCAAGGGGCATTTCTAACAATCATTTAACATAAAATTTCTTATGCGAAATTACATACCAACTTTAACCACATTGTGGACAGGTTGGATTTTAGAGATAAGAAAAACTTCTAGGGCATTTGCTAAATAAGCCGTATCACGCTCAAAGCCTATTGTAATGATGGATCCAGCATCTTTCAGTCTTGGATCTATCGCAATATATTCAGTTTTATCTTCATTCCATCGGCAATATTTCATTACCCTGGCGCTTAAGCCATTACCACGATAACGGCCAGCACCTCTAGAAGTCCCAACACCGATATAAGTCACTAAATCCCCTTTGACAAACGCATATACACCTTGTTTATCGTAATTAGGAATTTTTCCAAAATTAAAATGTACTGGTGACCATTCAGGAGGCTTTCCTAATAGGTCTACATTCCAGTGATGTTCGAAGAATAATTCTGTATTACGTATTAACTTATTAAGTGTTGGATCTTCCACTACTTATCCCTCAAAATTTATAAATTAAAAAGCTTTCGGTCACGCTCATCTGTTAAATACTTATCCATCTGAGCAATTAATTTAGCTCTGGCTTGTTCATCATCTTCAGTGATCTTTAGCATACAGGATCCAATTAAAATTTTGCGTCTGGTATCATCCTTTCGAGCTTGTTCTTTCTCTTTAGCACGTTCTCTTGCCAGTGCTGCCTGTCTTTGAGCCTTTAACTGCTTTAGCTTTTCTTCCTGTGCTTTGATTTTGCTGTCTAGTGTTTCAGTAACGCTCATTAATCCAATACCATCATCCTGGGAAACCATCCCTAACATAAGCGCACTTGAATATGCATTCAAGGTGCTATATGTATAGTAATGTTTTCCTCGAAGAGCGCACTTATGCAAACTTCGTTTGCAAGTACGATTGGGGTCTCCCCAATACCCCGACAACCGTATCCACGGTTGTACTTCACTACGTGAAAATTTAAAAGCGAAAATAGGCATGGCGATTTACCACTTTTCAGTCAAAACCGTAGCACGATCAGCAGGGCGTTCCGCTACTGCTGCGATTGCCTATCGGGCAGGTGAAAAGATCTATTGTGAACGTGAGGGCCGAGAACATGATTACAGCCGAAAAACAGGTGTGGAATATAAAGAAATTTATTTACCCGAAGGCGCACCAGAACATTTAAAAAACCGGGAAAGACTCTGGAACGAAGTTGAACAACGGGAAACCCGAAAAAACTCGACAGTTGCCCGAGAATTTGAAATCGCTTTTCCAAGTGAATTAAATCAGGAACAACGCCTGGCCATGCTCGAAGAGCTATGCGCCAGTATCGTGGACAGACACCAGGTAGCCGTCGATGCCTGTATTCATGCACCGCATACTGGATCTGGTAGTGATGAACGCAATTATCACGCGCATATCCTGATGAGCACACGCAAACTTACTCAGGAAGGCTTCACCGAGAAAACCCGGGAACTGGATCAGAAACACAGTGGAGAAATCGAACACTGGCGCGAACACTTTGCCGATATCTGCAATATGCACCTGGATCTGGCTGGATACACTGCCCGAGTCGACCACCGCAGCTACAAAGACCAGGAGAATGGTTTAGAAGCCACGCTGCACGAAGGGCCGAAAGTCACCGAACTGCGCCGAAA
This is a stretch of genomic DNA from Acinetobacter piscicola. It encodes these proteins:
- a CDS encoding Mph(E) family macrolide 2'-phosphotransferase, whose translation is MTIQDIQSLAEAHGLLLTDKMNFNEMGIDFKVVFALDTKGQQWLLRIPRRDGMREQIKKEKRILELVKKHLSVEVPDWRISSTELVAYPILKDNPVLNLDAETYEIIWNMDKDSPKYITSLAKTLFEIHSIPEKEVRENDLKIMKPSDLRPEIANNLQLVKSEIGISEQLETRYRKWLDNDVLWADFTQFIHGDLYAGHVLASKDGAVSGVIDWSTAHIDDPAIDFAGHVTLFGEESLKTLIIEYEKLGGKVWNKLYEQTLERAAASPLMYGLFALETQNESLIVGAKAQLGVI
- a CDS encoding mobilization protein, which encodes MSVTETLDSKIKAQEEKLKQLKAQRQAALARERAKEKEQARKDDTRRKILIGSCMLKITEDDEQARAKLIAQMDKYLTDERDRKLFNL
- the msr(E) gene encoding ABC-F type ribosomal protection protein Msr(E) encodes the protein MSLIIKARNIRLDYAGRDVLDIDELEIHSYDRIGLVGDNGAGKSSLLKVLNGEIVLAEATLQRFGDFAHISQLGGIEIETVEDRAMLSRLGVSNVQNDTMSGGEETRAKIAAAFSQQVHGILADEPTSHLDLNGIDLLIGQLKAFDGALLVISHDRYFLDMVVDKIWELKDGKITEYWGGYSDYLRQKEEERQHQAVEYELMMKERERLESAVQEKRQQANRLDNKKKGEKSKNSTESAGRLGHAKMTGTKQRKLYQAAKSMEKRLAALEDIQAPEHLRSIRFRQSSALELHNKFPITADGLSLKFGSRTIFDDANFIIPLGAKVAITGSNGTGKTSLLKMISERADGLTISPKAEIGYFTQTGYKFNTHKSVLSFMQEECEYTVAEIRAVLASMGIGANDIQKNLSDLSGGEIIKLLLSKMLLGKYNILLMDEPGNYLDLKSIAALETMMKSYAGTIIFVSHDKQLVDNIADIIYEIKDHKIIKTFERDC
- a CDS encoding replication initiation protein yields the protein MELKKTYPVSWVVMQNTIQECFKSMSIDEKRLLIIASPIARTIDATEKDAITITSEEFAKECGIKTNSAYSQMEEASKSLLRRYFSYGNAKKKIYCNWVIRAIYENGAISICFPEEVLLMLKEFDKLNPYTKYKKDIVLSLKKDYSFDLYHLAKKHQAMGQFEMSLEHIKNELGLPKSYDKLCNLKDRVLKPSLDEITTNTDIDLSYENIKKGRSVVGFKFTVKEKPKPKQIAPVRDQKTIDMFCNLSDAQINKYSSILSKLSELSDLSNFPDYPTFALWIGGILRDPKSVREETAKRIFKVLHQKTDFKSQ